A genomic region of Papaver somniferum cultivar HN1 chromosome 7, ASM357369v1, whole genome shotgun sequence contains the following coding sequences:
- the LOC113298826 gene encoding E3 ubiquitin-protein ligase RDUF1-like, translated as MASNGSSSYWCYRCSRFVRVWIREVDRNIVCPDCDGGFVEEVENPPRSTHTESQRRRRFPSAAMYMLGNRSNNNNNNNSEENSNNNNTNSGSGFRRSRRNGGDRSPFNPVIVLRGPSEGGVATAAVPEGAVGGGVNGERGSFELYYDDGAGSGLRPLPASMSDFLMGSGFDRLLDQLAQIEINGVGRCDHPPASKAAVESMPTIEIIDSHVSTESHCAVCKEAFELGSEAREMPCKHIYHTDCILPWLSLRNSCPVCRHELPTDARGRSSPESDVSQVQQQQEQSPVAATITEEDTVGLTIWRLPGGGFAVGRFSGGRRAGEREFPVVYTEMDGGFNTAGAPRRISWTSRGSRSRESGGIGRVFRNIFSFFRRNSSSSSSNSSSESGTTRRSRSNSVFNRNSRRHSRAWALVDSSTIARW; from the coding sequence atggctTCAAATGGATCTTCTTCATATTGGTGTTATAGATGTAGTAGATTTGTAAGGGtatggattagagaagttgatagAAATATTGTTTGTCCTGATTGTGATGGTGGATTTGTAGAAGAAGTTGAAAATCCACCTCGATCTACACATACTGAatctcaaagaagaagaagatttcctTCTGCTGCTATGTATATGTTAGGTAATCGatctaacaataataataataataattcagaAGAGAACagcaataataataatacaaattctgggTCTGGGTTTCGTCGTAGTCGAAGAAACGGGGGAGATCGTTCTCCGTTTAATCCTGTAATTGTTCTTAGAGGACCTTCTGAAGGGGGTGTTGCTACGGCTGCTGTTCCAGAAGGtgctgttggtggtggtgttaaTGGGGAAAGAGGAAGTTTTGAACTTTATTATGATGATGGTGCTGGTTCAGGTCTGCGACCATTACCTGCAAGTATGTCTGATTTCTTGATGGGATCCGGGTTTGATCGGCTTCTTGATCAATTAGCGCAGATTGAAATCAATGGTGTAGGTCGTTGTGATCATCCACCAGCATCAAAAGCAGCTGTTGAATCTATGCCAACTATTGAAATCATTGATAGTCATGTTTCCACTGAATCACACTGTGCAGTTTGTAAAGAGGCTTTCGAACTTGGATCAGAAGCTCGAGAAATGCCTTGTAAGCATATTTATCATACAGATTGTATACTTCCATGGCTGTCTTTAAGAAATTCTTGTCCTGTTTGCCGACATGAGTTACCTACTGATGCTCGTGGAAGGAGTTCGCCTGAATCTGATGTAAGTCAAGTTCAACAACAACAGGAACAATCCCCTGTAGCAGCAACAATTACTGAAGAAGATACTGTTGGGCTTACAATTTGGAGGCTTCCTGGCGGTGGGTTTGCTGTTGGTAGGTTTTCAGGTGGTAGACGTGCTGGGGAGCGTGAATTTCCAGTTGTATACACTGAAATGGATGGTGGTTTCAATACAGCTGGTGCTCCTAGAAGAATATCATGGACATCAAGAGGTAGTAGGTCTAGAGAAAGTGGTGGAATTGGAAGAGTTTTTCGAAATATCTTCTCATTCTTTAGGAGGAATtcgtcttcttcatcatctaattCTAGTTCAGAATCAGGAACTACACGTAGAAGTCGTTCCAATTCAGTGTTCAATAGAAATTCAAGAAGGCATAGCAGAGCTTGGGCTTTGGTTGATAGTAGTACAATTGCAAGATGGTGA